The Oryza brachyantha chromosome 7, ObraRS2, whole genome shotgun sequence genomic interval GTACGCACACGTGTATTAAGAAACTGGGTGggattaaataagaaaatgtcTTTGATTTGATTGGTTAAAAATGTAAGTGGGTAAGAAACTTTAGTGACGGAAGTTTGTAATTGGCTGCAAATAATGCAGGTAtgctatattttaggacagtttaaatattataagcTATACTTTATGACCAAGTGAGCAACTAACAGCTGGTAAAGATATTTAGCCACGGAGGCCCAATTTAAAGTGAAGGATATATTGTCATagaaatttctgaacaattcaactttaaagaatttttttaaacactgTTCTAATTCATAGCAaatggttgaaaattttagtattgTAATATAACCCGTCCCCGCCATGGTTAGGCTATATGCGGTGCGTGGTTGAGAATTTCTGCTCACTAGTACATACAACACATCATGTGGactagtacatatataattaactaaaTATTAGCAAAATCTTTCAGAAATAAGTTGACAtggtttttaatatatgtttttataaaatatatatttatctaaatataccgtttgaaaatatacgaaaaacgagagggcAGAAGGTTTGGTAATGCTCCAGCTAGGCAGGCAGGCTCACCTGCTGTTTGACACGGTTCAGTGCCTGACGGGTCAGCGTCGCCACCGGCACCGCGCGCAACGCGGGCGCGCCACGTGTACCGCCGGATCGATCTCGCGTATACGGACCAGTACCTGCGCTTTTCCGCATCCGAGGGCGCCGCGCCGGGCCCCGCCCGCCCGTCGTCGTCTCGCCGCCGACTCCCCCGCTATATATGcccccgtcgcctcgccaccTTCGGTAGTTAACTCTCCCATCTCATCTCAGCTCAGCTCATCTCATCCCGAAACCGAAGCAATCCAGACAGCAACaccaccacgacgacgacgaggtcgtacgagtcgccgtcgccgacgagctgTCTAGCTGCTGCTGGTAGTTCTTAGTTTGCTGCTGGTTTGGTGACGGGAGGAAGTCGGCAACGAGGTGAGTGAGCGAGCGAGGAGGTGGTGAAGTGTTGCTTTTGTGCTGATTGATTTCTTGTTCTTGGTTGTTCTGGCGGCTCGTTTGATTGCGTGGGAAAAGATGGTGTTTTGATTctgatttgtttggtttggttttagAGGAAAGTTTGCGTCTTTTGGAGAAATGGGCGTGCTGTTCTCGTGTCCtgtggacgacgacggcgcggtggaGAACGGGTtggccgctgcggcggcggcggggaatgCGGCGGAGCCGACGGTGCTGAGGGCGTCGCTGGGCTCCGGCAAGCTGCGGATCGAGGGGTCCCTCAGCTTCAAGACgagggagcagcagcagtcgCTCCTCCAGGTGGAGACCAAGATCTCCATcacctcgccgcgcgccgcgccggcgccgatgcCGAGGGAGCTCCTCCGGACCCGCTTCGCCGACGCGgcgtcccccgccgccgccgccccggagAGCCCCAAGCACGAGGCCGCGGCGGTGACGCTGCAGAAGGTGTACAAGAGCTTccgcacccgccgccgcctcgccgactGCGCCGTCCTCGTCGAGCAGAGCTGGTGCGCCACGACCCAATaaacctcctcctcgccgccgccgccattgttCGACGCCGTTGCTAATCCGCGTCCAAAAACTCTGGATTTGCAGGTGGAAGCTGCTGGATTTCGCGCTGCTGAAGAGGAGCTCGGTGTCCTTCTTTGACATCGAGAAGCAAGAATCCGCGGTGTCCAAGTGGGCGAGGGCAAGAACACGAGCAGCCAAGGTAACCAAACCAATAAACCATCCCGTGGTTCCACACCTGAATTGTTTATTGCATCTTGGTCATTTGCCAGCTCTTGATCTCACTTAATTTTGGGGTCAATTAACCTGAATTCCACCCAAATTCAGGTTGGAAAGGGGTTGTCCAAGGATGACAAAGCTCAGAAACTCGCATTGCAGCACTGGCTTGAAGCTGTGAGTCTCCTTTTTTTACAGACActgttaaaaaattttggttaataTTATGtgaaacatgtgttaatgatgatTAAATTCTGATGAACAGATTGACCCGCGGCACCGGTATGGACATAATCTCCACTATTACTATGACTGCTGGTTGCAATGCGAAAGCAAGGAGCCATTCTTCTATTGGTGAGTGATATAATAAACTGAGTTGACCATGGGTTTTTTTCAGTCTCTGAATTTTCTGGTCAGTTAATGAACTGAAGTTATAATTACCATGTTTGGTTATTCAGGCTTGATGTTGGAGAAGGCAAGGAGATCAATCTCGAAGACCGGTGCCCAAGATGGAAGCTTCTGAGCCAGTGCATCAAATATCTTGGTCCAGTAAGTGTTGGAACTTTTGCAAGCAATCTTCAGGGTTTATCTAAGCTGCAACTGTGCATAAATCATAAGTATATTCATGACTAATGAAGTAAAAAAACTGGACTTTTGCAGCAAGAAAGAGAAGATTACGAGGTTGTAATTGAACACGGCAAGTTCATGTACAAGAACAGCCGGCAAATCCTTGACACATCTGGAGGGCCAAGAGATGACAAATGGATCTTTGTTCTGAGCACATCCAAGAATCTATATGTTGGGCAGGTAAAGATGCAGATACCCTCATACTACCAACAAGCTGTAGTAGACTAGCCTTATGTGAAATGGTTCATCATGTAACATTGCCCATGAATTTCCATTGCAGAAGAAAAAGGGCAAATTTCAGCATTCTAGCTTCCTAGCTGGTGGAGCAACATCTGCTGCtggccgactcgtcgtcgaaGATGGAACTCTAAAGGTACTTGATTATCTTCTAAATTCTACTATCTTACTTGTATCTTGCAACAATTTTTATTATCTGTTATAGATTTGTCAAGCAACATGCTGATACAATCTCTGTGGCTGTTCTTGACAGGCTATCTGGCCTCACAGCGGGCACTATCGCCCAACAGAGGAGAACTTCCAGGAATTCCAGGGCTTCCTCAAGGACAACAATGTCGATCTCACTGATGTCAAGGTGAGCATGCATATCTTGAAACCGCTGACATTGAAAATGAGATGCCACCAAGTGTCTCAAGATTGCGTTCTTAACACTTCTGATTCTGCTGCAGATGAGCCCAACCGAAGGGGATGAAGAATTCTGGGGCAGGCTCAGGAGCATTCCTTCTGACCGGTGCGCCGATGCCGACAACACTGAAGAAGAGATGAACTCTTCTGAACAAGCTGTCCACCATTGCCAGACACCTGAAGCCACAAAAACCTCACATGAAAAAGAGGTCTCATCACAACAAGAAGAGGCAATCAGCCATCCTAGCACCCTGAAAATTCTCCCAAGGGTGGATTCATCAGAAGGCACCGAAATGTCGAATGCCCGCGACAACGGCTGGCCTGAACAAGAAGAGGCAAATCATGATCAACTCCAAGATCCTGAAGAAGACGAtgagccgtcgtcgtcgtcgtcgtcggtgccgAGAGAGAAGATCCTGGAGAGGATCAACTCCAAGAAGGAGGCCAAGTCATACCAGCTCGGGAAGCAGCTGTCGTTCAAGTGGACCACCGGCGCCGGGCCACGGATCGTGTGCGTCAGGGACTACCCGTCGGAGCTGCAGCTCCGGGCGCTGGAGCAGGTGCACCTGTCgccgaggagcggcggcggcggcggcagggcggCGTCGTCCCGGTTCGCGTCGCCGCAGAGGTCGAGCAGCC includes:
- the LOC102700913 gene encoding IQ domain-containing protein IQM2-like, yielding MGVLFSCPVDDDGAVENGLAAAAAAGNAAEPTVLRASLGSGKLRIEGSLSFKTREQQQSLLQVETKISITSPRAAPAPMPRELLRTRFADAASPAAAAPESPKHEAAAVTLQKVYKSFRTRRRLADCAVLVEQSWWKLLDFALLKRSSVSFFDIEKQESAVSKWARARTRAAKVGKGLSKDDKAQKLALQHWLEAIDPRHRYGHNLHYYYDCWLQCESKEPFFYWLDVGEGKEINLEDRCPRWKLLSQCIKYLGPQEREDYEVVIEHGKFMYKNSRQILDTSGGPRDDKWIFVLSTSKNLYVGQKKKGKFQHSSFLAGGATSAAGRLVVEDGTLKAIWPHSGHYRPTEENFQEFQGFLKDNNVDLTDVKMSPTEGDEEFWGRLRSIPSDRCADADNTEEEMNSSEQAVHHCQTPEATKTSHEKEVSSQQEEAISHPSTLKILPRVDSSEGTEMSNARDNGWPEQEEANHDQLQDPEEDDEPSSSSSSVPREKILERINSKKEAKSYQLGKQLSFKWTTGAGPRIVCVRDYPSELQLRALEQVHLSPRSGGGGGRAASSRFASPQRSSSPMARGCSEPLTPGEAFRAHLQRTVC